In Falco cherrug isolate bFalChe1 chromosome 19, bFalChe1.pri, whole genome shotgun sequence, the genomic stretch cagggggctgtgtgctggggcaggggctctgccgcctgccaggggcagctctcagcctgccgGGGGGCTCCCGTGCGGCTGTGGCGAAAAACTGTGGGTTCAAGGAATGACCCCCACACAAGGAAGTGCTTATCTCTTAATAAGAGGCTGTTGTGTGCTTCAGGGCTGCTCACAGATTCCGCTCACTGCCAGAATATTTTCCATTGGTGGTTTCAAAAAGAAGTACAAAGCAAGGTTAGTATAAAGGTAAAGTACTTTTTTGAGTCtctgtttttagttttttactCTATGGGAATGCGATGGAATACATGATAAAGGAGTTCTTAATAAGGACAAGTCCCCTAGACTCCTGAATCGTAACTTTGAAATATCAGAGGGTTTTATTTGAGTCTTCCTATGTGCATTCAGTGACTCCTATCCCACGGACAAAAGGAGCTTTGCCTTTGCTGGATCCACCAGGCTCAGTCTCACCTGACCATTATTCTACCTGCAAACAAGGAACCTGTACCCAGCCAGTGCTCTGTAGACAGGCAGCTTTGTGTAGGGCCAGGTTGTGTGGAAGGGCCGACCCCCAGCAGGAGAAGGTCTGACTGATTTTGTGTTGGTGCTGCATATATCAGAGCTGTTCACATCTCCAGGTCATTTCCAAGGGGACTTTCCATGAGCACGTTCATGGCAGGGCTTTCCTGCTTGGCTCTGTGCTTGCCTGAATCTCTGCTGCCgcttttctgtgtctcttctTGGTGGCAATGGAAACTCAGCTGTGCAGGTCAGAGCAGCGGCTGAGATGCTGAAAGCATCACAGGGAGGTTGATGAGGAAGCTGAGCAAgtgccttccctccccagcacgcTGCAGATGAAACCAGCATcagctctccttttccctcagGCTCTGGGGGAGCTGTTCCTTGCGGCAGCCAGACAGAGAGcggctgcagggcagagctgggcacacaggggctgagctgggctctgtgagcgctggcagggaagagccctggggccagagaaagagctgctggcagggacagctgcaggcagcagagccctgggcagggagggggggagatgCTGAGGGGGACCCTGATGCAGGGCAGATAGGGGCACCTCCTGGCCATGGTCTGCCGTGCAGGTGCCTTCCCTGAGCAAcacacctctgctctcctctcccacccagcacagcctttaGACCGTTGGTTCCATGTGTTTCAACAGCTCCtggtccagcagagcagcagaagggatgaagtgcatctctcctgctgccacGGTGCCATTTCTCGCTGAGCACAGCCTGAGGGTGactgccctgcactgctgctgtctggGAGGTGGTGTGccgggctggggaaggggaaggagttCCCGAGTGTCCCTTTGTCTCTCTCCTGGCCTTGCTCAGATGCTATTGGCATTGCAGACAGGCTCTCTGGCAATAGGGGTttcagctgccagctcaggCGCAGACCTTGTGGGTCCTCCTGTGCAGACATGTCCTCGGCAAGGAGGTGTCCCAGCTTTCCCCTAACCGATGATGCTGTGGGCAATGCAGTCTgtgaggctggggaaggagctgacTCTCTTTCAAGAAGTTCACATGGTCGGAACCCTTTAAACATCTGTCTGGGGTGTCCACCCAAGGTCTATGCTGCTTCCAGGGCACACGGTGAGCCCTGGGTGTCCCTGCCTAGAAGTGGGGTGCTGAGCCTTTGGGAACACATGAGCCATTGTCTTGTCTGCAGTGGATTGGCCCCTGCCCCCACGGTTCCCATgaagctcctgctgcagagcagggctcactgctgggcagccagcgggcacagcccctgctcctcacagcacaCTCGGCCAgcactcagcacagctccagccacgGCTCGGAAGGGAGCTCTCCTAGGAACGGCAGAGGGGGGGCATGGGGCACCGGGGGCGCATCTAGGAGAAACAGCTTTCACTTGGCTTACAGAATTATCCTCTGACTTCTTGCTATCTTTCCTCCTTGAGCAGGTCCCCATGCTCAGGAACATGAGTCCCTTCGGAAGGCACAGAGTCCCTTCAGCTCACAGACAAACAGGACAGGGAGTGAGATTACACAGAGAGGTCATTAAAAGAGGTTTAATGAGAAGCTCtatgagaagacaggacagacgTCATCTATGCCCTGCCACCAATCACTTGTCTCTGGGGAGACTGTGGTGTCATCAGGTCGCCCGTCACCTGGAACTTCCTCAACGAGATTAGAGGGGATCAATCCCCTTGTGCCGTCGGTCAGCTCTCCCACGTACCAACCGTCTCCATCCGCGTCTCCAAAGATGTAAACGTATTGTCCAGCAACTAGCGGAAGCTCCAGCTCAGGCCGCTCGTTGGGACCATCGAAAGGATCATAGCTGTAACGAGCGATGAATGCTCGAAGCTCTGCCGGTTGTTTTCTCATAGCCTCCAGCAGGACGGACTCCTTGTCTGCTCCCAGGTTAGCCTGCTGCGGCTCGGAAACGGTGCTGTTGGATCTTTCTCCTCCCAGCCATTCCAgttcctgaaacagctgctggcagcatttcTTTAGCTTCTCAAACCGATCACTCAGTTCCTTCAGCGGGGCTGGAAACGCTCGCAGGGgttctctgtgctccctgtgggccagctttgtctcctcatgttccctctccagctgttgactcctttctgccctgtccctcaTGGCTGTCAGCTCGCGCTTGGCCGCTTCCAGTTGGGTAAAAAGACAGATGGTTGCTTGGATGGCAGAGTCTCGCTCCTCTGCCAGTCGCGCTAGCTGCCCTTTCAGGTTggcattttcagcctgaaccTGTTCTGTCAAAGCCATCTGCCCACGCAGGCGAGCGTTTTCTTCAGCCAGGtgggtgttttcatttgtcaccTTGGCGAGCTGCACCTGCAACTCCTCACAAGCTTGCCCGGGGGTGCTCACATCAGAGGATCCCTCTTCATCTGCGGCTGCTCGggcctccagcccctcagctgccttctgtgccaaGTCGTGCCGCTTGTCCcgtgccagcagagctctgctgggctctccCATTTCTCCACCCCTGGGCTGAGGAAGCAATGGCGGGCACAGTTGCTCAGCGGAGCGCTGGATGGGCAGTGGCCCGCGAGCATTGACCAGGCGATGGAtggtcacctgcagctgcctggctcgcTCTCCCAGCCGCAAGGTGAGGGCAGCTAGTTGagcattcttctgctgcagtctccctgcctccttgcacGCTCTTGGAGAACCGTCCTTTCCCAGGAGGCGGCTCTCCATCTCAAGGGCACTCTGTTGCCTCTCCAGGTCTTTCAGAAGACGCTGCAGGcgtctgctctgctccaggagatgGCTGTATGcgctgccaggcagcatcaaGTCCTCCCGCTCCATCACCCGGAGCTGAGCACCTCTCACAGCCTGGCACGTGGCTTGTggcccagcactgtggctttctgttggTCTTTCCTGCAGGGCCGCCAAGGTGTGGGGCCTGtttctgccagaggagcaggagctctgcgtCCCCTGAtggccctggtggccaggagagccctcgggctgggccgtgcagggggaggcaggcagctcgcGCTTGAACCGCTGCAGGATGGGTTGGGTGGAcagtgccatctcctgctgcagctggttctggaggcagcgggtgcgggtgggctgggagacagctgtggcattggctgcagggctgcgtggggcatggctcctgctctgcccactgggggctttcccctgctcaccagggatgccccgaGTAGATGAGTCAAGCTGTTGGTGTCTGCTGGCTGTGGTGATGGTGGCCATCTGATCCTCCGTCTTCACTGACGGCATGGCCACATGCTCCTTAAGAGCCTCTTGGTGCTCCCGCAGCGACTTGCCTTTGCACTTGGTCTTTATGAGagacagctgtgttttggggtggcGCTCTTCCacttgtccctgctgccctgaagCCACATCCCGCCTGCCCAGGGAAACTGGCACAGAAAgtctgccagcagcaccggTGCTTTTACGTGCGTCACGCACGTGCTGACCTGCAGAGGCCTTGCCACTCTGGGCCGCCCGGACCTCCTCTGTTCTTGCCATCTTCGCCGCACCCAGCCTGTGTTCCCGATGCCACTGTGCCGCTGTCTGCTGGCTGGGTCGGTGGCTCCCAGTGCAAACCTTGTCCGGGTCCTTCCTCAAAAGGCACCTCTttgtctccttcccagctgcggcattggctgcagggctgtgtggggcatgcctcctgctctgcGCACTGctggctttcccctgctcaccagggatgccccgagtagatgggacaagctgtcgGTGTCTGctggttgcagtgctgctggcctttcccctgccctgggcagaagctgcagaggctgctgctggcagaggcaggagcttgcagcaagtgctggcagctcctggtgcccgagctgcgtgcaccttctgtggtgctgctgcctgccttgctggcagacgGGCTGTCTCCTCCCGCCTCACCCTGATGGAGGGCATTGCCACCCTGCACGCCGGGCTGTCCGTCTGCAAGAGAAGGCGAGGAGAGAGGCTGCGTGACTGCGGCCCTTCGCCCGTGCccccgtgtcccagctggaagagcccctgtgccggctcccctgccagcccccagggcagcactcgGCCCCACAGGGAGTTGCCGCtcggctcccagagctggctggggagcgcacTGCTCCGGCCATGGCCCACAGTgactcctgggagcatccccagcatgcccgggcagcctgcaggcacggcTTGGGGGGCTCAGCTTGCTAGGTGACCGGGCCCTCccgtcccctcctgcagctcccgcctGCCTGTCGGCAGCGCCTGGACTCGGGAAGACGTTTGTCCCGGGCTCCCTCGGGCTCCCTACCTGTGCGCGTCGGCTCCCAGCGGCCTGcgagctctgtgggcaggggagccgtcgcagcctgttcccatggggGGACgaagcctgtccctggctgtcctgcggcACTGCCAGCGGCCGCCTGTGGCCCATctgcgggcaggaggaggagaagtcaaGGACTGGAGGcggctgccttggcacagcggCCCCCACAGTGGCGGCAAGCCCGGCCCTGGCACTAAGGCAGCTCCGCGTGGCCCCGTCCCACCACcggcctccccctcctgccccgtccctcACCTGGCACCGGTTCTGCAGGCCCGGCAGcctgctgttgggctgggggggggcgttTGCCTCCTCATGCGTGGGCATCTTCGGCGGCGCCTGCCGACGACCGGCCATGgtcacccaggggagatgctgcctcctgagggagtggctctcctgggagtgggcaccccagggctctggctccttAAATACCCGCGGGGTCACCGTGGGGACCCGCATCACAATGACCTCTGGGCACGCTGCGCCgcctgcatcacaaagccctGGCGATGCTGTGGAGCctggcggggactggctgtgcccggctgtgcccggcgtggggcagcccctgcttgcccctcacAGAGGCCCCAGCAGGCCCGAGCCCGCACCTCCCACAtccccccggtgccagcagcctctgcagagctcagtcctgtgtgcgtgcagcagctctggctgccaccGCCCGGGGCCTTGTCCCCACGCATGGCTCCCACACAGGGCGCCCAGGCCTGGGGACGCTCCGGTGCCCGCCTACAGCAACGCAGGGGAGGCCCGCAGGCCCGTGCCCAGAGGCCACTGGCCACGCCGAGCTGCTCCCGGCAGTCGCCATGGGCCGCGGGGtgaccagccctctccccagccggctctgggagctccctcccaggctgctcttcttcagtgcctttcctccagaggtGGAGCGTGCACGGGctcacacccacagccaggacgagggagcagggctgcctccctggggctgacgCTCTGTGCTCCCCTTCCAGCTGGAACGAAAAGAAAAGCCGCCTTTGCTCCCagttacaacacagagaaacacccGTGTCTCGTGCACGTGcctgcaccttttctgacagaaaatggctttggggtACTATGGAaactcctggggagaaaaaaaaacccaaaccattaaaacaaacgctgctcagctgatgttgGAGACCTTGGTATTAGACACCCAGACCTGTTCTCCTCCACGCAGTTGTCACTCCTGCACCAGGAACTGCTTGCTAGTGGGTGAATCTgacggcagcagctcccaggcagagctgggggcagcccctggggacacctttaggctttacagcagtgtttgctgccccagcacgggtcccctgccccctgcagggaccaggcaggaggccggagggaagagtcccaccaacagctttggcctccaggctggagaaccctgtcccaggctcaggcaccgctgcctccgGGCTCCCCTACCCCGTCCTGGGGCAATAAGgcaactctcttccttctacagaaCAACACTCAAAGCTTAAGGGGAGTTTCCTCTTAAGGCATTTCCTCCCTAATGCAGGTTTCCCCCAGGCCTAGAGGTTGCCACAGGGCTCTATGGTCAGTGTTCAAAGGTGTCTCAAATGCCAAAAGGAAAGTGGCTTTTCGCAGGCAACAATgcagtgagatttctgaagctgtgtaAAATAACGTGTTCACCTTGCCCATCAAGTGCGTTATCGTGAGGACCTGGCAAGGGCCCTGCTTTtgtacagcagcagagatgctgttgtaGCCACAGGACTCCAAGTTCTGGGGGCGTGAAAGGAACAAACTCAAACATCTCAGAGCTCGCCATGACATCAAAATAGCTGGCCGGGAAACCCTTCTTCGAAGCTGCTAGATGAAATGACAGGGCAGAAACGTAGAGGGAGCAAGTTTTctcaggaagggaaagagagaccccactttttttgaaacacagatttagcccccttaatattttttcttgttagatTGTGTCAGCAGTCAGACTGCAAGCACGTgattaaactgttaaaacaccCAGATACTTGAGgattatttcctgtattaaatcCTCTTACAAGCAGGGCGGTCTGTTGCCCTGCGGGTAGGGTAGTACAGTGGTATGACTGGCATGACAGGCGATTGTCCTTTCCTAGTACAaggatgcatttatgaaggcaaCTCTGGGGTGTAAGCGGTGCCGCAcaacaaagcagcctgtgaaacCCAGACGTTAGCCgttagaaacaggaagaagaggCAATGGGCCTTTGCTTCAGACTCGGCAAAAGATTTACCAAACCCGAGGCAggtgacaaaaagggaagagtttccGTGGCGTAACTTTGGTgtggcaggtgaggtttccatcCATGTTCCTCATGCCTCCGCCTCgttttgtttgcagatgcagCGTTGGATCAAACTGCAAGAccagttttctttactgcacATGCTACTGTAGCGCAAATACCCTGTGGTTTCTCAGGACGCACCCCTAGTGCCTGATGGCTGAGATCCCCACTGGCTCCAGTAGCTGCACTCGGACCCCCCCTCACTCCACTGGCTGCACTGGGACGCACACCAGTAGCTGGCACCACAAGCCAGAGCTGCCTACGGCCTGGCCTTGACTCCAGTAGCTGGCACTCAGTCCACCCCCGCCACGTCCCCCATAGCAGGCACAGAGTCCCTTCAGCTCACAGACAAACAGGACAGGGAGTGAGATTACACAGAGAGGTCATTAAAAGAGGTTTAATGAGAAGCTCtatgagaagacaggacagacgTCATCTATGCCCTGCCACCAATCACTTGTCTCTGGGGAGACTGTGGTGTCATCAGGTCGCCCGTCACCTGGAACTTCCTCAACGAGATTAGAGGGGATCAATCCCCTTGTGCCGTCGGTCAGCTCTCCCACGTACCAACCGTCTCCATCCGCGTCTCCAAAGATGTAAACGTATTGTCCAGCAACTAGCGGAAGCTCCAGCTCAGGCCGCTCGTTGGGACCATCGAAAGGATCATAGCTGTAACGAGCGATGAATGCTCGAAGCTCTGCCGGTTGTTTTCTCATAGCCTCCAGCAGGACGGACTCCTTGTCTGCTCCCAGGTTAGCCTGCTGCGGCTCGGAAACGGTGCTGTTGGATCTTTCTCCTCCCAGCCATTCCAgttcctgaaacagctgctggaagcatttctttagcTTCTCAAACCGATCACTCAGTTCCTTCAGCGGGGCTGGAAACGCTCGCAGGGgttctctgtgctccctgtgggccagctttgtctcctcatgttccctctccagctgttgactcctttctgccctgtccctcaTGGCTGTCAGCTCGCGCTTGGCCGCTTCCAGTTGGGTAAAAAGACAGATGGTTGCTTGGATGGCAGAGTCTCGCTCCTCTGCCAGTCGCGCTAGCTGCCCTTTCAGGTTggcattttcagcctgaaccTGTTCTGTCAAAGCCATCTGCCCACGCAGGCGAGCGTTTTCTTCAGCCAGGtgggtgttttcatttgtcaccTTGGCGAGCTGCACCTGCAACTCCTCACAAGCTTGCCCGGGGGTGCTCACATCAGAGGATCCCTCTTCATCTGCGGCTGCTCGggcctccagcccctcagctgccttctgtgccaaGTCGTGCCGCTTGTCCcgtgccagcagagctctgctgggctctccCATTTCTCCACCCCTGGGCTGAGGAAGCAATGGCGGGCACAGTTGCTCAGCGGAGCGCTGGATGGGCAGTGGCCCGCGAGCATTGACCAGGCGATGGAtggtcacctgcagctgcctggctcgcTCTCCCAGCCGCAAGGTGAGGGCAGCTAGTTGagcattcttctgctgcagtctccctgcctccttgcacGCTCTTGGAGAACCGTCCTTTCCCAGGAGGCGGCTCTCCATCTCAAGGGCACTCTGTTGCCTCTCCAGGTCTTTCAGAAGACGCTGCAGGcgtctgctctgctccaggagatgGCTGTATGcgctgccaggcagcatcaaGTCCTCCCGCTCCATCACCCGGAGCTGAGCACCTCTCACAGCCTGGCACGTGGCTTGTggcccagcactgtggctttctgttggTCTTTCCTGCAGGGCCGCCAAGGTGTGGGGCCTGtttctgccagaggagcaggagctctgcgtCCCC encodes the following:
- the LOC129734216 gene encoding RIMS-binding protein 2-like codes for the protein MRDRAERSQQLEREHEETKLAHREHREPLRAFPAPLKELSDRFEKLKKCCQQLFQELEWLGGERSNSTVSEPQQANLGADKESVLLEAMRKQPAELRAFIARYSYDPFDGPNERPELELPLVAGQYVYIFGDADGDGWYVGELTDGTRGLIPSNLVEEVPGDGRPDDTTVSPETSDWWQGIDDVCPVFS